The DNA sequence CAATTTTTATTGGAAAGCTATTACCAAAAGCCTGAGTACAAAATTAAACCTTTTTTTAATTTTGTAGTAACGCCATCAATATTTTATTGATTGTTGTAGTGTAATGTGTTGTTTTTTAATTAAATAATAAAAAAAGACCCTACATATTTGTAGAGTCTTTTTAGTATGATTGTAGTAAAATCACCTAAAAGTTATAAGGTGTTTACATTATTTAAGTCTTCAAAAGCTTTCTTTAAACGCGCAACAAAAGTTTTTTCACCTTCGCGTAACCAAACTCTTGGGTCGTAATATTTTTTGTTAGGGACATCGTCACCTTCTGGGTTTCCTATTTGAGCTTTTAAGTACTCAGATTTATCATCCATATAGTTGCGGATGCCTTCCATAAATGCATATTGTAAATCGGTATCAATATTCATTTTAATGACGCCGTAGCTAATACCTTCTCTAATTTCTTCAACAGTTGAACCTGAGCCACCATGAAATACAAAGTCGATATGATTGTGTTCTACACCATATTTTTTAGAAATATATTCTTGAGAATTTTTTAAGATTTTTGGAGTTAATTTTACATTTCCAGGTTTATAAACACCGTGTACATTTCCAAAAGCTGCAGCAATAGTAAATTGGTCACTAACTTTACTTAATTCTTCATAAGCGTAAGCTACTTCTTCTGGTTGGGTGTATAGTTTAGAATCGTCTACATCACTATTGTCAACACCATCTTCTTCACCACCTGTAATACCTAATTCAATTTCTAAAGTCATGCCCATTTTAGACATTCTTTCTAAGTAAGTTTTGCATATTTCAATGTTTTCTTCAATTGGTTCCTCAGAAAGGTCAATCATATGCGAACTGAAAAGTGATTTTCCAGTTTCTTTAAAATGTACTTCACTTGCGTCTAATAAACCATCAATCCAAGGTAATAGTTTTTTAGCACAGTGGTCAGTATGTAAAATAACAGGAACACCATAGGCTTCAGCTAAAGTGTGTACGTGTTTTGCTCCTGCAACAGCTCCTGCAATGGCTGCTTTTTGACCGTCGTTACTTAAGCCTTTGCCTGCATTAAATTGTGCACCCCCATTAGAAAATTGAATAATAACAGGCGCATTTAAGTCTCTTGCTGTTTCTAAAACACCATTTATTGTATCTGAACCTATAACGTTAACGGCAGGAAGCGCATAGTTGTTAGCTTTTGCATGGTTAAAAATAGCTTGAACTTCTTTACCTGTAGCTACGCCTGGTTTTATATTATGTCCCATTTTTTTATAATTGATTAAATAAATATTAGTAATCATCAAAAGTAATCATTTTTTAATCAATTTACTCTGGTTTTAGGCTTTGAAACTCATAAAAATCAACTAAAACGTTATAGTGTTTTTGTGATATTAATAAATTTAGAAGGGATAATTTATACCTATGTTATAAACGGCATTGGTGAAGTTATAATCATTAAACCAACGGTTGTTACCTTGATAAGAAGGGTCGTAAGTTTTAAAGCCAACATCAAAGCGGAAAACGAAAAAACTAAAGTCATAGCGCAAGCCAAAGCCAGAGCCCATAGCAATGTCTTTTAAGTCATTAAAAGTGTCTAAAGTAGCTGGTCCAGTTTCAGTATTGTCAAGGACATTCCAAATATTTCCTGCATCAACAAAAAGCGCCCCATTAAGATTTCCAAACAAATTAAAACGATGCTCTGCACTAAAAAGTAGTTTTAAGTTGGCTTCATTAAACTCGTTGGTTGTTACTGAGCTTCCTGGGCCTAAGCTGTAAGGTGACCAAGCGCGATTGTCGTTAGCCCCACCAGCAAAAAAACTCTTGGCAAAAGGAATACTGTTTGAGTTGCCGTAAGGAATGGCAATACCAAAAAAACTTCTTATGGCTAATATATTTTTTTTACCTAAATTCCAATGTTTAATATAATCTATTTCGGTTTTAACATATTGAGAAAAAGCAACATCAAAAATTTGATACCGATCGTTTTCATCTTTTTTTAGCCCTAATAGTTTTGAAGTATTTGCTAATAAATTACCTGCCAATTCTATTTTATAATTAAATATGGAATAATTCTCGTCAAATAAATTTTCTTGAGTGTTTTTGTTGTAAGTATAACTTGAAGAAAAAATAAGATTGTTCTCTGTTAGTCGTTCTTTGCGCTCATTTATAGCAGAAACAGTTATATAATTTTCATCATCAGGAGTTAATGATGTGTTTTCATTTAGGACATCACTTATAAAATCATCTGTTTCATCAGGGTAATTTAAGTCGTTCCCATTGTTATAATTTAATGTTTTTGAAATGTCATTTAGGCTACTATATGAGGTTCCGTAAACCTTGAAATAATTTCCAATATTTAAGTTTCTTACATATTGTACACTAAAAAAATCGAGTCTGTTGGTAACTTTTGCAGATGGCAACCAGCTATAATTAAAAGCGCCGATAAAAGTTTGCTTATCTAGCCCTATATTGGTTTGGCTGGTACTTGCTAAACTGATACGGGTAGTGGGCGACATGTAATTTGGTATGATTTTATCGGTATTGAAAGGTGAGAATATTCTTGGAATAGTTAATTTTAAATTAAGCCCAATTTCATTGATATCGAAAAAATTGGAATTAGGATTATTCCTATCTATGGAAGCACCTATGGCTCCTATAGCAGATATTTCAAACGTTTCTGCGCCTCTAAATATGTTGCGTATTAGCAAACTTGGGTTTAATGAAAATCCTATACTCTGTATATCACTTCTGGAAACGTCGGCGCTAAAGCCTAAATTGAATTTTTTTAATGGGGTTAGGTAAATATTAGCAGTAAGCGTCTCGTCATCGTTTTCAATATATTTAATGTCTGGATATTTAAAAGTTCTTAGTTCACTTATGTATCTGTAAGTTCGAGTTCTGTCAATATCTTTAAAAATGTTTCTTGGGGATACAAAAACTGCATCGGTTAGAGCTTCAGGATTGAATTGCATTTTACCAATACTATATAAGTTATAACCCTTGTAGTAAATAGAATCCGTAATGGTTTCATTTAAACTACTAAAATTAGTGTTTGAGTATATGTTAACATCCTTGATTTTATAAATTTTAAAAGGTTCACGTCTTATAGAGTCAGGAGTTCTAATGGCTCTATCTTGAATTTGAACATTTACATTTACTTTTTTGTTAGTGCCAATGGTATCAATTTCTACGGTAATATAATCTTGATTAAAATGGTAGACTCCAGAATTTCTTAAGGTATTTGAAATACGGTTTCTTTCAATTTCAAAATTATTGGTTTTGTATTGCTCGCCTATTTTAATAAAAGATTTATTTTTAATGGTTGTATATAATGAGTCAATAATGGGTGATTTTATTTGTTTTGAAATAGAATCAATAACATAGGCTGCACCCGTTATAACATTATAATTTACTTCAGCGCGTTTATTTTCTTTTCTATCAATGGTATAGGTTGCTTTTGCATCAAACCAACCATTATTAAAATGATAATCTCTTAAGTTTTTTAAGGTTTTCTCTGTTTTTGATTCGTCAACAATAACTGGAGCTTCACCTGTAGTTTTAAGCCAATTATTAAAGCCTTTTCGAGAATCAATATATTTATCCAACTGTTTTTCAGATAATAGCTTTTCAAGTCTTTCTTTTCGTTTTGGATTTTTATTGATTGTAGAATGTATTATAGAATCAATATTGGGTCTGGCTAAATTGTATATGTGTAGCCGCAGCGGGTAATTCAATAATTTTCTGTTGGGTTTTTGAAACAGAAGATTGTCTATTGTTTCCGTATTGTTTTTGTGTCCATTTATAATCACCGTATTTTTGGTAAGTAAATGCTCATTTTCTGCAATACTTTTAACTGAATTACACGACGGAAATAGACCGAAGCAAAAAAGAAGAATGACTATTTTTAAAGCTTGTAGTTTCAAATGAAATTTTAGTTAAATTAGATTCTGGGCTTTTTTTATTAATCGAAATAATGAAAAGAACCTAATTAATAGGTCAAAAATACATTATTTACTTTGAAAAAAATATTTAATTAATCATGTTGCTTGTAAGCTAATCGTATTTTTTTCATTTTCTTTATAAATTATAAAAACGAATTTAAATTTGGCTTATAATGCTATCTAAAAACCAGATAAAACTAATAACGTCTTTAAAACAAAAAAAATATAGACAACAGCATGGTTTTTTTGTTGTTGAAGGTATTAAAACAATTAATGAACTTTTACAATCTTATTTTGAGCTTCATGCTTTGTACACCACAGAAACTTTCAATATTGATGCCAAAAGAGAAGTATTAATTTCTAAAACTGATTTAAAACGGATTAGTTTTTTAACCACACCCAATACTGCTTTAGCTATTTTTAAAATACCAGAATCAAAGCCTATTTATGAGAAAGGATTGATTGTTGCTCTTGATGCTTTGAGAGATCCAGGAAATTTAGGGACTATTATAAGGCTTTGTGATTGGTTTGGAATAAAAGATTTGGTGTGTAGTCATGAAACTGTAGACTGTTTTAATCCAAAAGTAATCCAAGCCTCCATGGGGTCAATTTCACGAGTTAATATAAGTTATGTAAATTTGGAAAAATTTTTAAAAGATCAAACAATACCTGTATTTGGGGCTTTTATGACTGGTGAGAATGTGTATCAAAAAATATTATCAGAAAATGGCGTTTTGGTAATGGGCAATGAGGCAAACGGCATTTCAAAGAATATTGAGACTATAATAACCGAAAAAATTTCCATTCCAAGGTTTGGGGAAGTTCAAGCTACAGAAAGTTTGAATGTAGCTACAGCAACAGCAGTTTTATTAAGTGAGTTTAGAAGAGGAAGCTGAGATGGAGCAAGCCGTATCTTATTTTGAACAGGAAATAAAGGTAAGTTTCGTTGAGGTTGCTCTTGCTATTTAAAATTCAGTTTTATTGAAACGTAAAGTTTACAAAAACCCCACGAGTTTTCATATTAGCAATATTACTAGTCCAAGGGCTGTAAGGATCCTCATCTCTAACTAATTCATCATTAATTCCAAAAAGCCCACGAATGGAAGGCGTAAATTTAAAATTGAATAAATAGAAATCAATTCCAAAACCTAACTCATAAAACAAGGAGTTTTTAGTGGTTCTAAATTGGCCATTGCTATTGTCGTCTGGGTTGTTTTCGTTGCTTGAAAGGTTTAAAGCTGTAGAAAAACCACCAACAATAAACGGTTTGAAATTATTAATGCGCTTGGTTGAAATTTTTAATAATAAAGGTAAATGTATGTATGTGGATTTAACTTCACGAATTAAATCAGACTGATTTAGAGCCATACCATTAAAATAGGTTTGGCTGTAATTTAATTCTCTTGTGGTAATAAATAAACCAGGTTCTAAGCGTAAATCAAGATATTTGTTAATACGTAAATTACCAATCAAACCAACATTAAAACCAGGGCTTCTTTTAACATGAATATCCTTTATGTCATTATTATAATCAAAATTAAAATCATAGGAGCTAAGTCCTAAAAAATACCCCCAACGAAGAAATTTGTTGTCTGTAGTCCCTCGGCCTTGGTTGGCATCGTAAATCACTTTTTCTTTTGTGAATAGTTGAGCTTTAGTGTTTTGTGAAAACAAAAAAAAGAATAAAATAAATACGAAGTGTTTCATAAGATTATTTTGATGATGTATAGATTGTAGCCACTCCAAATGTTTGTGGAAAATCTTTAACATTAATAAACCCAATTTTACGCAAAATATTGTTTAAAGCTTCGCCATAAGGAAAAATAGATGCGGATTCGCATAAATATTTATAAGCACTTTTGTCTTTAGAAAACACTTTGCCAATAAGTGGTAAAATATTTTTAGTATAAAACGTATACCCTTGAAGGTAGGGGGTTTTAGTAGGCATAGATGTTTCCAAAATCACGAAGGTACCCTTAGGTTTTAAAACTCTAAATATTTCTTTGAGACCTTTTTCTAAGGTTTCAAAATTTCTAATGCCAAAGGCAACGGTAATGGCATCAAAAGTATTGTCTTCAAATGGCATATTTTCAGAATCCCCTAGAACCATGTCAATTTTTGTTTCTAATCCTTTTTTCTTGATTTTTTCTTTTCCAATATCAAGCATGCCACTGCTAATGTCTAATCCAATAATTTTTTCAGCACTAGTTTGAGCTAATGCTATTGCTAAATCGCCAGTTCCTGTAGCAATGTCTAAAATGCTGTTAGGCTTAGTTTCTTTTACCAACTTAACAACTTTTTTACGCCATTTTACATCAATTCCAAAGGATATAACACGATTTAATCCATCATAATCTCCAGAAATGGTATCAAACATTTGGGTAACTTGCTCTTTTTTTCCTAAATCACTATTTTTATAAGGCTTAATTTTTGTCAAAATCTATTTTTATGGCAAACCTACATAATTTATTTCTACTTTAAAATAAAGTGAATTAAGTAATACTGAAACTATATAATAAGTAAAGAGAAATTTATAGAAAAGATATATTAAGGTTGTTTTTATTTAGCTGTATCTATTTTATAGTATCTTTGTTACACTTTTTATGATTATTAAAAAATGAAAATTATTATTGCGGGTGCTGGTGAGGTAGGATTTCATTTAGCAAAGTTGTTATCTTACGAATCTCAAGAAATTACCTTAATAGATACAAATAAAACAAGTTTAGCCTATGCTGATACTCATTTGGATATTAGAGTTATTAAGGGTGATGCCACTTCAATTTCTATTTTAAAAGATGCTCGGATAAATTCTTGTAATTTATTTATAGCCGTTACATCTAGTGAAACTACCAATATTACGGCATGTGTATTGGCAAAGCAATTAGGCGCTGAAAAAACCATTGCTAGGATTTCTAATACAGAATTTATACATTATAAAGGAGAGGTAGGGTTTACAAAATTAGGTATAGATGAGTTGATTTCTCCTGAAGCTTTAGCTGCAGCTGAAATTGAATTATCATTAAAACAATCGTCTTTTAACGAAACTTATGAGTTTGAAGATGGTGCCCTTACTATGGCGGGATTAACGCTTACAAGGTCCGCTTCTTTTGTTGGAAAAACGGTCAAAGAAGCTGCGTTAAGTTTTCCTGAAATACATTTTGTTCCTATTGCCATTCAGCGATTTGGAACCCAATATACATTAATTCCCCGTGGAGACACTAAATTTAAACGTGGAGATAATGTAGTGTTTATAACTTCGGAAGGTGGTGCTGATGAACT is a window from the Pseudalgibacter alginicilyticus genome containing:
- a CDS encoding porin family protein, with translation MKHFVFILFFFLFSQNTKAQLFTKEKVIYDANQGRGTTDNKFLRWGYFLGLSSYDFNFDYNNDIKDIHVKRSPGFNVGLIGNLRINKYLDLRLEPGLFITTRELNYSQTYFNGMALNQSDLIREVKSTYIHLPLLLKISTKRINNFKPFIVGGFSTALNLSSNENNPDDNSNGQFRTTKNSLFYELGFGIDFYLFNFKFTPSIRGLFGINDELVRDEDPYSPWTSNIANMKTRGVFVNFTFQ
- the fbaA gene encoding class II fructose-bisphosphate aldolase, yielding MGHNIKPGVATGKEVQAIFNHAKANNYALPAVNVIGSDTINGVLETARDLNAPVIIQFSNGGAQFNAGKGLSNDGQKAAIAGAVAGAKHVHTLAEAYGVPVILHTDHCAKKLLPWIDGLLDASEVHFKETGKSLFSSHMIDLSEEPIEENIEICKTYLERMSKMGMTLEIELGITGGEEDGVDNSDVDDSKLYTQPEEVAYAYEELSKVSDQFTIAAAFGNVHGVYKPGNVKLTPKILKNSQEYISKKYGVEHNHIDFVFHGGSGSTVEEIREGISYGVIKMNIDTDLQYAFMEGIRNYMDDKSEYLKAQIGNPEGDDVPNKKYYDPRVWLREGEKTFVARLKKAFEDLNNVNTL
- the ubiE gene encoding bifunctional demethylmenaquinone methyltransferase/2-methoxy-6-polyprenyl-1,4-benzoquinol methylase UbiE: MLTKIKPYKNSDLGKKEQVTQMFDTISGDYDGLNRVISFGIDVKWRKKVVKLVKETKPNSILDIATGTGDLAIALAQTSAEKIIGLDISSGMLDIGKEKIKKKGLETKIDMVLGDSENMPFEDNTFDAITVAFGIRNFETLEKGLKEIFRVLKPKGTFVILETSMPTKTPYLQGYTFYTKNILPLIGKVFSKDKSAYKYLCESASIFPYGEALNNILRKIGFINVKDFPQTFGVATIYTSSK
- a CDS encoding BamA/TamA family outer membrane protein; protein product: MKLQALKIVILLFCFGLFPSCNSVKSIAENEHLLTKNTVIINGHKNNTETIDNLLFQKPNRKLLNYPLRLHIYNLARPNIDSIIHSTINKNPKRKERLEKLLSEKQLDKYIDSRKGFNNWLKTTGEAPVIVDESKTEKTLKNLRDYHFNNGWFDAKATYTIDRKENKRAEVNYNVITGAAYVIDSISKQIKSPIIDSLYTTIKNKSFIKIGEQYKTNNFEIERNRISNTLRNSGVYHFNQDYITVEIDTIGTNKKVNVNVQIQDRAIRTPDSIRREPFKIYKIKDVNIYSNTNFSSLNETITDSIYYKGYNLYSIGKMQFNPEALTDAVFVSPRNIFKDIDRTRTYRYISELRTFKYPDIKYIENDDETLTANIYLTPLKKFNLGFSADVSRSDIQSIGFSLNPSLLIRNIFRGAETFEISAIGAIGASIDRNNPNSNFFDINEIGLNLKLTIPRIFSPFNTDKIIPNYMSPTTRISLASTSQTNIGLDKQTFIGAFNYSWLPSAKVTNRLDFFSVQYVRNLNIGNYFKVYGTSYSSLNDISKTLNYNNGNDLNYPDETDDFISDVLNENTSLTPDDENYITVSAINERKERLTENNLIFSSSYTYNKNTQENLFDENYSIFNYKIELAGNLLANTSKLLGLKKDENDRYQIFDVAFSQYVKTEIDYIKHWNLGKKNILAIRSFFGIAIPYGNSNSIPFAKSFFAGGANDNRAWSPYSLGPGSSVTTNEFNEANLKLLFSAEHRFNLFGNLNGALFVDAGNIWNVLDNTETGPATLDTFNDLKDIAMGSGFGLRYDFSFFVFRFDVGFKTYDPSYQGNNRWFNDYNFTNAVYNIGINYPF
- a CDS encoding TrmH family RNA methyltransferase — its product is MLSKNQIKLITSLKQKKYRQQHGFFVVEGIKTINELLQSYFELHALYTTETFNIDAKREVLISKTDLKRISFLTTPNTALAIFKIPESKPIYEKGLIVALDALRDPGNLGTIIRLCDWFGIKDLVCSHETVDCFNPKVIQASMGSISRVNISYVNLEKFLKDQTIPVFGAFMTGENVYQKILSENGVLVMGNEANGISKNIETIITEKISIPRFGEVQATESLNVATATAVLLSEFRRGS